A genomic segment from Gemmatimonadota bacterium encodes:
- a CDS encoding peptide ABC transporter substrate-binding protein yields MKSKLRPTRGLAGGSTRGSAERSTGRSTGRRYPAILATSLLACAGMLLAEAIPLTPQDTDPVFNTIGKQMPPDAAPLEFQTYRFMRDEPRSLDVSVNLYVGQWNEFLFETLVAKDENGDLIPAAADRWEVSPDGRTWTFYLRETGRWSDGRPVTAHDFVYTFRRSLSYETANPYAAFYSDIVGATAYSQTANADPEMLGVRAVDDHTLTFETTHPAPYLGLILSVPTSMPVPRWQVEKYGPRWTEEGNCVTNSSYRLTEWKHGSHMNFELNPYYDGPIKGYVEKIHRVFRHPSTANLLPYENDEVGFAEVQANELIRVQRDPELSSELVSNPTDGTWYIFFNTRNPPFDDARVRRAIARTIDRETICRVVLHGAAVPAYSMLPVTFDAHDDYRAYQDFDPEKARKLLAEAGYPGGRGFPVMEMWLRQPRPDIRMVAEVVQGMLREHLGIGITFRSADYPVFTNYMFNWNIDLGMVPFFGDYRDPKNMLDMIWRPGTRGRSRHDFEHAEFEALLDAADQELDPGRRTEIIRRAERILVEEAGAAFVFHPMANHLFKPWLRGLKTNRFGGRTVIFTDLYIGEDFPGAR; encoded by the coding sequence ATGAAATCGAAACTGCGGCCGACCCGAGGACTGGCGGGTGGATCGACCAGAGGATCGGCCGAAAGATCGACGGGAAGATCGACCGGCCGGCGCTATCCGGCCATCCTGGCAACCTCCCTGCTGGCATGCGCAGGCATGCTTCTGGCCGAAGCCATCCCGCTTACCCCGCAGGACACCGACCCCGTCTTCAACACCATCGGCAAGCAGATGCCGCCCGATGCGGCGCCGCTGGAGTTCCAGACCTACCGGTTCATGCGGGACGAGCCGCGCAGCCTGGACGTCAGCGTCAACCTCTACGTGGGGCAGTGGAACGAGTTCCTCTTCGAGACCCTGGTCGCCAAGGACGAGAACGGCGATCTCATCCCGGCGGCGGCCGATCGCTGGGAGGTCTCTCCCGACGGCAGGACCTGGACCTTCTATCTGCGCGAAACGGGGAGGTGGAGCGACGGCAGGCCCGTCACCGCCCACGACTTCGTCTATACGTTCCGCAGGTCCCTTTCCTACGAGACGGCCAATCCATACGCTGCGTTCTACAGCGACATCGTGGGTGCGACGGCCTACAGCCAGACCGCGAACGCCGACCCGGAAATGCTGGGCGTCCGGGCCGTCGACGACCATACGCTGACCTTCGAAACCACCCATCCGGCGCCGTACCTAGGACTCATTCTCTCCGTCCCCACCTCCATGCCGGTGCCCCGGTGGCAGGTGGAAAAGTACGGACCCCGGTGGACCGAGGAAGGGAACTGCGTGACCAATTCGAGCTACAGGCTGACGGAATGGAAGCACGGCAGCCACATGAACTTCGAGCTCAATCCCTATTACGACGGCCCCATCAAGGGTTACGTGGAGAAGATTCACCGCGTCTTCCGCCATCCGTCCACGGCCAACCTGCTCCCTTACGAAAACGACGAGGTGGGATTCGCCGAGGTACAGGCCAACGAGCTGATCCGTGTGCAGCGCGATCCGGAATTGAGCTCGGAACTCGTTTCCAACCCGACCGACGGGACATGGTACATCTTCTTCAATACACGGAATCCGCCCTTTGACGATGCCCGGGTCCGGCGCGCCATCGCCCGGACCATCGACCGGGAAACGATCTGCCGCGTAGTCCTGCACGGTGCCGCCGTTCCCGCCTATTCCATGCTGCCGGTCACCTTCGACGCCCACGACGACTACAGAGCCTACCAGGACTTCGATCCGGAAAAGGCGCGGAAGTTGCTGGCAGAGGCCGGTTATCCCGGCGGCCGCGGGTTTCCGGTGATGGAGATGTGGCTGAGGCAGCCGAGACCCGATATCCGGATGGTCGCCGAGGTGGTCCAGGGCATGCTTCGGGAGCACCTGGGCATCGGCATCACGTTCCGCAGCGCCGACTACCCGGTATTTACCAACTACATGTTCAACTGGAACATCGACCTGGGGATGGTACCCTTCTTCGGGGACTACCGGGATCCCAAGAACATGCTGGACATGATCTGGCGTCCCGGAACGCGTGGGCGCAGCCGACACGATTTCGAACACGCGGAATTCGAGGCGTTGCTGGACGCGGCAGACCAGGAACTGGATCCAGGAAGACGGACGGAAATCATCCGCCGGGCCGAGCGCATCCTGGTCGAGGAGGCGGGGGCCGCTTTCGTCTTCCATCCCA